A window of Rhodococcus sp. SGAir0479 contains these coding sequences:
- a CDS encoding SDR family oxidoreductase — MTRVKDLQDRSALVTGASRGIGKAIAAELLARGANVVVTARKPEPLEEAAEELRALGHGGKVLAVAGNSGDAEARREAVARAVSDFGSLDILINNTGINPVYGALMDADLEAVRKIFDVNVVSALGYVQEAYRAWMGEHGGAVVNLASVAGLRSTGVIAAYGASKAALIRLTEELAWQLGPDIRVNAVAPGVVKTKFAAALVAAGEDQASSVYPMKRLGTPEDVAGLVGFLVSDEAAWITGETVRVDGGLLATGAL, encoded by the coding sequence ATGACACGCGTGAAGGATCTGCAGGACCGCAGCGCCCTCGTCACCGGCGCGAGCCGCGGCATCGGCAAGGCCATCGCCGCCGAGCTCCTCGCCCGGGGCGCGAACGTGGTCGTCACCGCCCGCAAACCCGAGCCCCTCGAGGAGGCCGCGGAGGAACTGCGCGCCCTCGGGCACGGCGGAAAGGTGCTCGCCGTCGCGGGCAACTCCGGCGACGCGGAGGCTCGCCGCGAGGCCGTCGCCCGGGCGGTATCGGACTTCGGCTCCCTCGACATCCTGATCAACAACACCGGCATCAATCCGGTGTACGGCGCGCTGATGGACGCCGACCTCGAGGCGGTCCGCAAGATCTTCGACGTCAACGTGGTCTCGGCGCTGGGCTACGTGCAGGAGGCGTACCGAGCCTGGATGGGCGAGCACGGCGGGGCCGTGGTCAACCTGGCCAGTGTGGCGGGTCTGCGCTCGACGGGTGTCATCGCCGCGTACGGCGCGTCCAAGGCCGCGCTCATCCGCCTCACCGAGGAACTGGCGTGGCAGTTGGGTCCCGACATCCGCGTCAACGCGGTGGCGCCGGGCGTGGTGAAGACCAAGTTCGCGGCCGCACTCGTCGCCGCCGGCGAGGACCAGGCGTCGTCGGTCTATCCGATGAAACGGCTCGGGACTCCGGAGGACGTCGCGGGTCTGGTGGGCTTCCTGGTCTCCGACGAGGCGGCGTGGATCACCGGCGAGACCGTGCGCGTCGACGGCGGTCTCCTGGCGACGGGCGCGCTCTGA
- a CDS encoding TetR/AcrR family transcriptional regulator produces the protein MPKVSEDHLAARRSQILDGARQCFAQYGYDGATVRRLEETTGLSRGAIFHHFKDKDGLFLALAHEDAKRMADVVAEGGLVQVMRDMLASPEQFDWLGTRLEIARRLRTDPEFARDWTQRSAELTEATVRRLERQKSAGRLRDDLPTDVLLDYLDLVLDGLIARIASGHGAENLAAVLDLVEESVRRKG, from the coding sequence GTGCCGAAGGTCAGTGAAGACCACCTCGCGGCGCGGCGGAGCCAGATTCTCGACGGGGCTCGCCAGTGCTTCGCGCAGTACGGCTACGACGGCGCCACCGTGCGCCGCCTCGAAGAGACCACCGGGCTCTCGCGCGGTGCGATCTTCCACCACTTCAAGGACAAGGACGGACTGTTCCTCGCGCTCGCGCACGAGGACGCCAAGCGGATGGCGGACGTCGTCGCCGAGGGCGGTCTGGTCCAGGTGATGCGCGACATGCTGGCCTCGCCCGAGCAGTTCGACTGGCTCGGCACTCGGCTCGAGATCGCCCGTCGTCTGCGCACGGACCCCGAGTTCGCCCGCGACTGGACCCAGCGCAGCGCCGAACTCACCGAGGCGACCGTGCGGCGGCTCGAGCGGCAGAAGTCCGCCGGACGCCTGCGCGACGACCTCCCCACCGATGTGCTGCTCGACTACCTCGACCTCGTGCTCGACGGCCTCATCGCCCGGATCGCGTCCGGGCACGGCGCGGAGAACCTGGCCGCCGTCCTCGATCTCGTCGAAGAATCCGTGCGGCGCAAGGGCTGA
- a CDS encoding metal-sulfur cluster assembly factor yields the protein MTDTQAEQAQNPQQETAVGEYGATLTPERLDELEEAMRDVVDPELGINVVDLGLVYDFKEIDENGIDVVQLDMTLTSAACPLTDVIEEQSKRALVNSSLCDELRINWVWMPPWGPDKITDDGREQLRALGFTV from the coding sequence ATGACGGACACCCAGGCCGAGCAGGCCCAGAACCCGCAGCAGGAGACGGCGGTCGGCGAGTACGGCGCCACGCTCACTCCGGAGCGGCTCGACGAGCTCGAGGAGGCGATGCGTGACGTCGTCGACCCCGAGCTCGGCATCAACGTCGTCGACCTCGGTCTGGTCTACGACTTCAAGGAGATCGACGAGAACGGCATCGACGTCGTACAACTCGACATGACGCTGACCTCGGCGGCGTGCCCGCTGACCGACGTCATCGAGGAGCAGTCCAAGCGGGCGCTGGTCAACAGCAGCCTGTGCGACGAGCTCCGGATCAACTGGGTGTGGATGCCCCCGTGGGGCCCGGACAAGATCACCGACGACGGTCGCGAGCAGTTGCGCGCGCTCGGGTTCACGGTCTAG
- a CDS encoding alkaline phosphatase family protein: MTNTITVPQSLSLLLAAGTLVAGVATASAGTAAAAPAAVTKTVVIGLDGTMLDQVKSANTPNLHRLIAEGTSGQSSILGHPTISGPSWSTILTGVWHTKHGVVDNSFDGSRYDRYPTAFTRIEQAKPELRTASISTWGGIATIAGSGNPDADVVATTPGAGSEAATDAATATAVAAEITSNGPDFVFTQLDQVDGAGHSSGTAGPEYVPALERVDAEVGKIVGAVDARSKSTGEKWTILVTADHGHKPAGGHGGQSAAEASTFVIARGPGYLPGATDDGYTIADIAPTVLANLGVAQPADLDGAPLAKTAAPATGSLGPLPSWIPTGSLGS, translated from the coding sequence GTGACCAACACCATCACAGTTCCCCAGTCCCTGTCCCTGCTCCTCGCCGCGGGCACGCTCGTGGCCGGCGTCGCCACCGCGAGTGCCGGCACCGCGGCCGCTGCCCCCGCCGCCGTCACCAAGACCGTCGTCATCGGCCTGGACGGCACGATGCTCGACCAGGTGAAGTCGGCGAACACGCCCAATCTGCACCGGCTGATCGCCGAGGGCACCAGTGGCCAGTCGTCGATCCTGGGCCACCCCACCATTTCCGGCCCGTCCTGGTCGACGATCCTCACCGGCGTCTGGCACACCAAGCACGGCGTGGTCGACAACTCCTTCGACGGCTCGCGCTACGACCGGTACCCGACCGCGTTCACCCGCATCGAGCAGGCGAAGCCGGAGCTGCGTACCGCGTCGATCTCGACGTGGGGCGGGATCGCCACCATCGCCGGTTCCGGGAACCCCGACGCCGACGTCGTCGCGACCACGCCCGGCGCCGGCAGCGAGGCGGCCACGGACGCGGCGACCGCGACCGCGGTGGCCGCCGAGATCACGTCCAACGGACCGGACTTCGTGTTCACCCAGCTCGATCAGGTCGACGGGGCCGGACACTCGTCGGGCACCGCCGGACCGGAGTACGTGCCGGCACTCGAGCGGGTCGACGCCGAGGTGGGCAAGATCGTCGGTGCGGTCGACGCACGGAGCAAGTCGACCGGTGAGAAGTGGACGATCCTCGTCACCGCCGATCACGGGCACAAGCCCGCGGGTGGCCACGGCGGCCAGAGTGCCGCGGAGGCGTCGACGTTCGTGATCGCGCGCGGACCGGGTTACCTGCCCGGCGCCACCGACGACGGGTACACCATCGCGGACATCGCGCCGACCGTCCTGGCCAATCTCGGTGTCGCGCAGCCCGCCGACCTCGACGGTGCGCCGTTGGCGAAGACCGCGGCGCCCGCGACCGGATCGCTCGGTCCGCTGCCGTCGTGGATCCCAACGGGTTCGCTCGGGTCCTGA
- the acnA gene encoding aconitate hydratase AcnA: protein MTTSIDTFGAKGTLEVGDNSYEIFRLSAVPGTEKLPYALKVLAENLLRTEDGANITADHIRAIANWDPSAEPSVEIQFTPARVIMQDFTGVPCVVDLATMREAVSTLGGDPNKVNPLSPADMVIDHSVILDVFGRADALERNVDLEYQRNGERYQFLRWGQGAFDDFKVVPPGMGIVHQVNIEYLAPTVMTRNGQAYPDTCVGTDSHTTMVNGLGVLGWGVGGIEAEAAMLGQPVSMLIPRVVGFKLTGEIQPGVTATDVVLTVTDMLRKHGVVGKFVEFYGAGVAEVPLANRATLGNMSPEFGSTAAIFPIDGETINYLRLTGRSDEQLALVEAYAKEQGMWHDPAEEPAYSEYLELDLGTVVPSIAGPKRPQDRILLAESKDAFRRDITAYVTNGESAAHSALDEAVEESFPASDPIQPSTAEDEVAPAPVPSAANGSNGRPSNPVQVRSEERGDFVLDHGAVVVAGITSCTNTSNPSVMLGAALLARNAVEKGLETKPWVKTNMAPGSQVVSDYYEKAGLWPYLEKLGFYLGGYGCTTCIGNTGPLPEEISKAVNDNDLSVTAVLSGNRNFEGRISPDVKMNYLASPPLVIAYALAGTMDFDFEKDALGQDKDGNDVFLKDIWPSAQEIDDTIKSAISQDMFRKSYADVFKGDERWQNLETPEGDTFAWDENSTYVRKAPYFDGMTMDPAPVTDIKGARVLALLGDSVTTDHISPAGPIKPGTPAAQYLDAHGVERKDYNSLGSRRGNHEVMIRGTFANIRLQNQLLDGVSGGYTRDFTQEGAPQAFIYDASQNYQEAGIPLVVLGGKEYGSGSSRDWAAKGTSLLGVKAVITESFERIHRSNLIGMGVIPLQFPAGESAASLGLDGTETFDIEGIEELNSGTTPRTVHVTATKGDGNKVEFDAVVRIDTPGEADYYRNGGILQYVLRNMIRG from the coding sequence GTGACCACCAGTATTGATACGTTCGGCGCCAAGGGAACGCTAGAGGTCGGAGACAACTCGTACGAGATCTTCCGCCTCTCCGCCGTCCCCGGCACCGAGAAGCTGCCTTACGCCCTGAAGGTCCTCGCGGAGAACCTGCTGCGCACCGAGGACGGCGCCAACATCACCGCCGATCACATTCGCGCCATCGCGAACTGGGATCCCTCGGCCGAGCCGAGTGTGGAGATCCAGTTCACGCCTGCCCGCGTGATCATGCAGGACTTCACCGGCGTGCCGTGTGTCGTCGACCTCGCCACCATGCGTGAGGCCGTCAGCACCCTGGGCGGCGACCCCAACAAGGTCAACCCTCTCTCTCCGGCCGACATGGTCATCGACCACTCGGTCATCCTCGACGTGTTCGGCCGCGCCGACGCCCTCGAGCGCAACGTCGACCTCGAGTACCAGCGCAACGGCGAGCGCTACCAGTTCCTGCGCTGGGGCCAGGGTGCGTTCGACGACTTCAAGGTCGTCCCCCCGGGCATGGGCATCGTCCACCAGGTCAACATCGAGTACCTGGCCCCCACCGTCATGACCCGCAACGGTCAGGCGTACCCCGACACCTGCGTCGGCACCGACTCGCACACCACCATGGTCAACGGCCTGGGCGTGCTGGGCTGGGGCGTGGGCGGCATCGAGGCCGAGGCCGCGATGCTCGGCCAGCCGGTCTCCATGCTGATCCCCCGCGTCGTCGGCTTCAAGCTGACCGGTGAGATCCAGCCGGGCGTGACCGCCACCGACGTCGTGCTCACCGTCACCGACATGCTGCGCAAGCACGGTGTGGTCGGCAAGTTCGTCGAGTTCTACGGCGCCGGTGTCGCCGAGGTCCCGCTGGCCAACCGCGCGACGCTCGGCAACATGAGCCCCGAATTCGGTTCCACCGCAGCGATCTTCCCGATCGACGGCGAGACCATCAACTACCTGCGCCTGACCGGCCGCAGCGACGAGCAGCTCGCGCTCGTCGAGGCGTACGCCAAGGAGCAGGGCATGTGGCACGACCCGGCCGAGGAGCCGGCCTACTCCGAGTACCTCGAGCTCGACCTCGGCACCGTCGTGCCGTCGATCGCCGGCCCGAAGCGCCCGCAGGACCGCATCCTGCTGGCGGAGTCGAAGGACGCCTTCCGCCGCGACATCACCGCCTACGTCACCAACGGTGAGTCGGCCGCGCACTCCGCGCTCGACGAGGCCGTCGAGGAATCGTTCCCGGCTTCCGATCCGATCCAGCCGTCCACCGCCGAGGACGAGGTCGCTCCGGCGCCCGTGCCGTCGGCCGCGAACGGCTCGAACGGCCGTCCGTCCAATCCCGTCCAGGTGCGCTCCGAGGAGCGCGGCGACTTCGTGCTCGATCACGGTGCCGTCGTGGTCGCGGGCATCACGTCCTGCACCAACACCTCGAACCCGTCGGTGATGCTCGGCGCCGCCCTGCTCGCCCGCAACGCGGTCGAGAAGGGTCTCGAGACCAAGCCGTGGGTCAAGACCAACATGGCGCCCGGTTCGCAGGTCGTCTCCGACTACTACGAGAAGGCCGGCCTGTGGCCGTACCTCGAGAAGCTGGGCTTCTACCTGGGCGGCTACGGCTGCACCACCTGCATCGGCAACACCGGCCCGCTGCCGGAGGAGATCTCCAAGGCCGTCAACGACAACGACCTGTCGGTGACCGCCGTGCTCTCGGGTAACCGCAACTTCGAGGGACGCATCTCCCCCGACGTCAAGATGAACTACCTGGCGTCGCCGCCGCTCGTCATCGCCTACGCGCTGGCCGGCACGATGGACTTCGACTTCGAGAAGGACGCACTGGGTCAGGACAAGGACGGCAACGACGTCTTCCTGAAGGACATCTGGCCGTCGGCGCAGGAGATCGACGACACCATCAAGTCGGCGATCAGCCAGGACATGTTCCGCAAGTCGTACGCGGACGTGTTCAAGGGCGACGAGCGCTGGCAGAACCTGGAGACCCCGGAGGGCGACACCTTCGCGTGGGACGAGAACTCGACCTACGTCCGCAAGGCGCCGTACTTCGACGGCATGACGATGGATCCGGCTCCGGTCACGGACATCAAGGGCGCCCGCGTCCTGGCGCTGCTGGGCGACTCGGTCACCACCGACCACATCAGCCCGGCCGGCCCGATCAAGCCCGGCACCCCGGCCGCGCAGTACCTCGACGCCCACGGTGTCGAGCGCAAGGACTACAACTCCCTGGGCTCGCGGCGCGGTAACCACGAGGTGATGATCCGCGGCACGTTCGCGAACATCCGCCTGCAGAACCAGCTGCTCGACGGCGTCTCCGGCGGTTACACCCGCGACTTCACCCAGGAGGGTGCACCGCAGGCGTTCATCTACGACGCGTCGCAGAACTACCAGGAAGCCGGCATCCCGCTGGTCGTCCTGGGCGGCAAGGAGTACGGCTCCGGTTCGTCGCGCGACTGGGCGGCCAAGGGCACGAGCCTGCTCGGCGTCAAGGCCGTCATCACCGAGTCGTTCGAGCGCATCCACCGCTCGAACCTCATCGGCATGGGCGTCATCCCGCTGCAGTTCCCGGCCGGCGAGTCGGCCGCGTCGCTGGGCCTGGACGGCACCGAGACCTTCGACATCGAGGGCATCGAGGAGCTCAACTCCGGCACCACGCCGCGCACCGTGCACGTGACCGCCACCAAGGGTGACGGAAACAAGGTCGAGTTCGACGCGGTCGTCCGCATCGACACCCCCGGCGAGGCGGACTACTACCGCAACGGCGGCATCCTGCAGTACGTGCTGCGCAACATGATCCGCGGCTGA
- a CDS encoding lycopene cyclase family protein, with translation MTTTCDLAVVGLGPAGRALAHRAAAAGLTVTAIDPHPDRPWSPTYAAWTDELPAWLGPHILRATSRRPHVFGTRAHVLDRPYAVLDNAALHRRLDLSEARVVRGTAATVSPDEIAVQGGPDIRAHRVIDARGLRPDPALAEQTAFGIVLPSAAAAPAMDGADCWFMDWRRDNGTSADDPPSFLYAVPLGADTVLLEETCLVGRPGLPLDELRRRLDARLLRRGVEPPANLEVEHVRFPVQAPPDRARTTAFGARAGLIHPGTGFSVAASLSAVDDVVAALVTGTDPGTALWPRRARAVRTLREIGLSALLRLETARTAAFFDAFFTLPVRRQRAYLSGRDDVTGTAAAMWTLFRAAPMPVRRTLASAGVRRW, from the coding sequence CTGACCACGACGTGCGACCTCGCGGTCGTCGGGCTCGGGCCCGCCGGCCGCGCCCTCGCGCACCGCGCCGCCGCGGCCGGACTCACCGTCACGGCCATCGACCCGCACCCGGACCGGCCGTGGTCGCCCACCTACGCGGCGTGGACGGACGAGTTGCCGGCCTGGCTCGGCCCCCACATCCTGCGGGCGACCAGTCGCCGTCCGCACGTCTTCGGTACGCGCGCGCACGTGCTGGACCGCCCGTACGCCGTGCTCGACAACGCCGCGCTGCACCGCCGCCTCGACCTGTCCGAGGCCCGCGTGGTGCGCGGCACCGCCGCCACCGTGTCGCCGGACGAGATCGCGGTGCAGGGCGGGCCCGACATTCGTGCACACCGGGTGATCGATGCGCGCGGGCTGCGCCCGGACCCCGCGCTGGCCGAGCAGACGGCGTTCGGGATCGTGCTGCCGTCGGCGGCGGCGGCACCGGCGATGGACGGTGCGGACTGCTGGTTCATGGACTGGCGGCGCGACAACGGGACGTCCGCCGACGATCCGCCGTCGTTCCTGTACGCGGTCCCGTTGGGCGCCGACACCGTTCTGCTCGAGGAGACGTGTCTGGTGGGGCGCCCAGGTCTACCGCTGGACGAGCTGCGTCGCCGCCTCGACGCGCGCCTGCTCCGCCGCGGCGTCGAGCCCCCCGCCAACCTCGAGGTGGAGCACGTCCGGTTCCCCGTGCAGGCGCCGCCGGACCGCGCCCGAACGACCGCGTTCGGGGCCCGGGCCGGATTGATCCACCCGGGCACCGGCTTCAGCGTCGCGGCGTCGCTGTCGGCCGTCGACGACGTCGTGGCCGCGCTCGTGACCGGCACCGACCCGGGGACGGCATTGTGGCCGCGGCGGGCCCGCGCCGTGCGGACGTTGCGCGAGATCGGGCTGTCGGCGCTGCTCCGGTTGGAGACCGCACGCACCGCCGCGTTCTTCGACGCCTTCTTCACACTCCCGGTGCGCCGGCAGCGGGCGTACCTGTCGGGGCGCGACGACGTCACCGGCACCGCCGCGGCGATGTGGACGCTGTTCCGGGCGGCCCCGATGCCGGTCCGCCGGACGCTGGCGTCGGCCGGCGTCCGGCGGTGGTGA
- the ku gene encoding non-homologous end joining protein Ku: MRSIWKGSIAFGLVNVPVKVYSATEDHDIRFHQVHAKDGGRIKYNRVCSECGQTVQFADIDKAYDSDEGDRVILTDEDFEKLPAAEKHEIPVLQFVPTEQIDPILFEKSYYLEPDSSSPKAYVLLAKALAQTDRTALVHFTLRQKTRLAALRERDGVLVIQTLLWPDEVRAAEFPSLDDAEEPKAKELKMAGTLVESMADDFDPTEFTDDYQIELRQLLDEAIASGGKKVIPAAEHAEGGEDAEVVDLVAALQRSLDAAGEEVKPAPKKKAPARRKRA; the protein is encoded by the coding sequence ATGCGATCAATCTGGAAGGGTTCCATTGCGTTCGGGCTGGTCAACGTGCCGGTCAAGGTGTACTCCGCCACGGAGGACCACGACATCCGCTTCCACCAGGTCCACGCCAAGGACGGGGGCCGGATCAAGTACAACCGCGTGTGCAGTGAGTGCGGCCAGACGGTGCAGTTCGCCGATATCGACAAGGCGTACGACTCCGACGAGGGCGACCGCGTCATCCTCACCGACGAGGACTTCGAGAAGCTCCCCGCGGCCGAGAAGCACGAGATCCCCGTGCTGCAGTTCGTGCCGACCGAACAGATCGATCCGATCCTGTTCGAGAAGAGCTACTACCTGGAGCCGGACTCGTCGTCCCCCAAGGCGTACGTGCTGCTCGCGAAGGCGCTGGCGCAGACCGATCGCACCGCCCTCGTCCACTTCACGCTCCGGCAGAAGACCCGGCTGGCGGCGCTGCGCGAGCGCGACGGGGTGCTGGTGATCCAGACGCTGTTGTGGCCCGACGAGGTGCGCGCCGCGGAGTTTCCGTCCCTCGACGACGCCGAGGAGCCCAAGGCCAAGGAGCTCAAGATGGCGGGCACACTGGTCGAGAGCATGGCCGACGACTTCGATCCCACCGAGTTCACCGACGACTACCAGATCGAGCTGCGCCAGCTCCTCGACGAGGCGATCGCCAGTGGCGGCAAGAAGGTCATCCCCGCGGCCGAGCACGCGGAGGGCGGCGAGGACGCCGAGGTGGTCGACCTGGTGGCGGCGCTGCAGCGCAGCCTCGACGCGGCGGGCGAGGAGGTCAAGCCCGCACCGAAGAAGAAGGCTCCCGCGCGCCGCAAGCGCGCGTAG
- a CDS encoding helix-turn-helix domain-containing protein has translation MAESTEISRGTRITGESRDKLRDDLKAQYEAGASIRTLAEQTGRSYGFIHNVLVEADVTLRRRGGPNRRKKSD, from the coding sequence ATGGCGGAGAGCACGGAAATCTCGCGGGGAACCCGAATAACCGGGGAATCGCGTGACAAGCTCCGCGACGACCTCAAAGCGCAGTACGAGGCGGGCGCGAGCATCCGCACGCTCGCCGAACAGACCGGGCGCTCATACGGATTCATCCACAACGTCCTCGTCGAGGCCGACGTGACGTTGCGGCGGCGCGGCGGACCGAACCGGCGCAAGAAAAGCGATTGA
- a CDS encoding DUF1990 family protein, producing the protein MAPELTYSEVGATAGELPAGYRHLRESLRLGRGEDTFLAASDALMHWQVHRRAGLRVDAESPTVKVGTTVVLRWFGFTIPCRVVYVIDEPNRRGFAYGTLPGHPESGEERFCVERDDDGEVRAVITTFSRPGRWYTRLGDPVARVVQTLMTRRYLHAFVDRPGRR; encoded by the coding sequence GTGGCCCCGGAACTGACCTACAGCGAGGTCGGCGCCACCGCAGGGGAGCTGCCGGCGGGATACCGCCACCTACGGGAGTCGCTTCGTCTCGGACGCGGTGAGGACACGTTCCTCGCCGCGTCCGACGCGTTGATGCACTGGCAGGTGCACCGGCGGGCCGGTCTGCGCGTCGACGCCGAGTCGCCGACGGTGAAGGTGGGCACCACGGTCGTGTTGCGGTGGTTCGGCTTCACCATCCCGTGCCGGGTCGTCTACGTGATCGACGAGCCGAACCGGCGCGGCTTCGCGTACGGCACCCTCCCGGGCCACCCGGAGTCGGGGGAGGAACGCTTCTGCGTCGAACGCGACGACGACGGCGAGGTGCGTGCCGTCATCACCACGTTCTCCCGGCCGGGACGGTGGTACACCCGCCTGGGTGACCCGGTCGCCCGCGTCGTCCAGACGCTGATGACCAGGCGCTACCTGCACGCCTTCGTCGACCGGCCCGGCCGCCGGTAG
- a CDS encoding ABC-F family ATP-binding cassette domain-containing protein, producing the protein MITATDLEVRAGVRTLLSAPGPALRVQAGDRIGLVGRNGAGKTTTLRILAGEGEPYAGAVIRSGELGYLPQDPKEGNLDVLAKDRVLSARGLDEILRSMEKQQTLMAEAVDDAVRDKAVRKYGSLEDRFSALGGYVAESEAARICNSLGLADRILEQPLRTLSGGQRRRVELARILFAASDGSGGKSNTTLLLDEPTNHLDADSIAWLRGFLQNHDGGLIVISHDVDLLNDVVNRVWFLDAVRGEADIYNMGWKKYLDARATDEQRRRRERANAEKKAGALRQQAAKLGAKATKATAAQNMAKRADKMMAALDEVRVDDKVAHIRFPEPAACGKTPLMAENLTKMYGSLEIFAGVDLAIDRGSRVVVLGLNGAGKTTLLRILAGTETPNAGELVPGHGLKIGYFAQEHDTLDDDASVWENIRHAAPDTGEQELRSLLGAFMFTGPQLEQPAGTLSGGEKTRLALAGLVSSAANVLLLDEPTNNLDPISREQVLDALRSYTGAVVLVTHDPGAAEALNPERVILLPDGTEDHWSQEYLELIQLA; encoded by the coding sequence TTGATTACCGCCACCGACCTCGAAGTTCGTGCCGGTGTGCGGACCCTGCTGTCTGCTCCAGGCCCGGCGCTGCGTGTGCAGGCCGGGGACCGGATCGGTCTGGTCGGGCGCAACGGTGCCGGCAAGACCACGACACTGCGCATCCTCGCCGGCGAGGGCGAGCCCTACGCGGGCGCGGTGATCCGCAGCGGTGAACTGGGCTATCTGCCGCAGGATCCCAAGGAGGGCAACCTCGACGTTCTCGCCAAGGACCGGGTCCTGTCGGCGCGCGGACTCGACGAGATTCTGCGCAGCATGGAGAAGCAGCAGACCCTGATGGCCGAGGCCGTCGACGACGCCGTCCGTGACAAGGCCGTGCGCAAGTACGGTTCGCTCGAGGACCGGTTCTCCGCCCTCGGCGGCTATGTCGCGGAGTCCGAGGCCGCCCGCATCTGCAACAGCCTCGGGCTGGCGGACCGCATCCTGGAGCAGCCGCTGCGCACGCTCTCCGGCGGTCAGCGTCGCCGCGTCGAGTTGGCGCGCATCCTGTTCGCCGCGTCCGACGGCTCCGGCGGCAAGTCGAACACGACGCTGCTGCTCGACGAGCCCACCAACCACCTCGATGCCGATTCCATCGCGTGGCTGCGCGGGTTCCTGCAGAACCATGACGGCGGCCTGATCGTGATCAGTCACGATGTGGACCTGCTCAACGACGTCGTGAACCGGGTGTGGTTCCTCGACGCCGTCCGCGGCGAGGCCGACATCTACAACATGGGCTGGAAGAAGTACCTCGACGCCCGCGCCACCGACGAGCAGCGCCGCCGGCGCGAGCGTGCGAACGCCGAGAAGAAGGCCGGCGCCCTGCGGCAGCAGGCCGCCAAGCTCGGCGCCAAGGCCACCAAGGCGACGGCCGCGCAGAACATGGCGAAGCGCGCCGACAAGATGATGGCCGCGCTCGACGAGGTCCGGGTCGACGACAAGGTCGCGCACATCCGCTTCCCGGAGCCGGCCGCGTGCGGTAAGACCCCGCTGATGGCCGAGAACCTCACCAAGATGTACGGCTCGCTGGAGATCTTCGCCGGTGTGGACCTGGCCATCGACCGGGGCAGCCGGGTGGTCGTGCTCGGGCTCAACGGTGCCGGCAAGACGACGCTGCTGCGCATCCTGGCGGGCACCGAAACGCCCAACGCGGGCGAGCTGGTCCCGGGCCACGGCCTGAAGATCGGCTACTTCGCGCAGGAGCACGACACCCTCGACGACGACGCCAGTGTGTGGGAGAACATCCGGCACGCCGCCCCGGACACGGGGGAGCAGGAGCTGCGCTCTCTCCTCGGCGCGTTCATGTTCACCGGCCCACAGCTCGAGCAGCCGGCCGGCACGTTGTCCGGTGGTGAGAAGACCCGCCTGGCCCTCGCCGGTCTGGTGTCCTCGGCCGCGAACGTGCTGCTGCTCGACGAGCCCACCAACAACCTCGACCCGATCTCGCGCGAGCAGGTCCTCGACGCGCTGCGCAGCTACACCGGCGCCGTCGTGCTCGTCACGCACGACCCGGGTGCCGCCGAGGCGCTCAACCCCGAACGTGTGATCCTGCTGCCCGACGGCACCGAGGACCACTGGTCGCAGGAGTACCTCGAGCTCATCCAGCTCGCCTAG